The Myxococcaceae bacterium JPH2 genome has a window encoding:
- a CDS encoding acyltransferase: MKPGGSLDALTGLRFYAALHVVLFHFAVPCMDDAPTWLRHLVGAGYASVGVFFVLSGFVLAYNYVSADGAMRGGVRAFWSARLARVYPVFLLAFVLSAPPTMGRSLAVNAPAVASLKLGSAGMATLLLLQAWVPKLALYWNPPGWSVAVEAFFYAVFPSLARRLRTPRGGGLVLALAGVWGLGLVPSLLYLWLQPDGPGPFDVYASGTWLTALKFSPLARLPEFLLGVMLGVAFVREREAASPRSGTWMALVGAGLLVAGFAAGPALPYPLMHNALLAPASGLLVYGLARGGGLLGRVLSRPLAVRLGGASYALYLLQYPVSEVVHGLESRLDLSSPWRWLGLLMVLLVPASLAVHHWVETPWRSRVRRALQPWVEAEGAAKLSASQG, encoded by the coding sequence GTGAAGCCGGGCGGTTCGTTGGATGCACTCACGGGGCTGCGCTTCTACGCGGCCCTGCATGTGGTGCTGTTCCACTTCGCCGTGCCGTGCATGGACGATGCGCCGACGTGGCTGCGCCATCTCGTGGGCGCGGGCTACGCCTCGGTGGGGGTGTTCTTCGTCCTGTCGGGCTTCGTGCTCGCGTACAACTACGTGAGCGCGGACGGGGCGATGCGCGGTGGGGTTCGCGCGTTCTGGAGCGCGCGGCTGGCCCGCGTGTACCCCGTCTTCCTGCTCGCGTTCGTGCTCTCGGCGCCACCGACGATGGGGCGCTCGCTGGCGGTCAATGCGCCGGCGGTTGCGTCCCTCAAGCTCGGGAGCGCCGGGATGGCCACGCTGCTGCTGCTCCAGGCGTGGGTGCCCAAGCTGGCGCTCTACTGGAACCCGCCGGGCTGGTCCGTGGCCGTGGAGGCCTTCTTCTACGCGGTCTTCCCGAGCCTGGCGCGTCGGCTGCGGACACCTCGCGGAGGGGGCCTCGTCCTGGCGCTGGCGGGGGTCTGGGGGTTGGGGCTCGTCCCCTCGCTGCTCTACCTCTGGCTCCAGCCAGATGGTCCGGGCCCCTTTGACGTGTATGCCTCCGGCACGTGGCTGACGGCCCTCAAGTTCAGCCCGCTGGCGCGGCTGCCGGAGTTCCTGCTGGGGGTGATGCTGGGCGTGGCCTTCGTGCGCGAGCGTGAGGCCGCGAGTCCCCGCTCAGGAACCTGGATGGCGCTGGTGGGGGCGGGTCTGCTCGTGGCGGGCTTCGCTGCGGGGCCCGCGCTGCCGTACCCGCTGATGCACAACGCGCTGCTGGCGCCGGCGTCCGGGCTGCTCGTGTATGGGTTGGCGCGCGGTGGAGGGCTGCTGGGCCGGGTGTTGTCGCGGCCGCTCGCGGTGCGGCTCGGCGGTGCGAGCTATGCCCTGTATCTGCTGCAGTACCCGGTGAGCGAGGTGGTGCACGGACTGGAGTCCCGATTGGACCTGTCCTCACCGTGGCGATGGCTGGGATTGCTGATGGTGTTGCTGGTGCCCGCGTCGCTGGCGGTCCACCACTGGGTGGAGACGCCGTGGCGCTCGCGGGTGCGGCGCGCGCTCCAGCCGTGGGTGGAGGCGGAGGGCGCCGCGAAGCTGTCCGCCAGCCAGGGCTAG
- a CDS encoding UDP-glucose/GDP-mannose dehydrogenase family protein, giving the protein MRIAIIGTGYVGLVAGTCFADSGNDVTCVDIDERKIRMLLAGEVPIYEPGLEELIRKNVREKRLAFTTNLTEAVAPAQVVFIAVGTPEGESGEADLQYVLAAAEQIGRAIKQYTVVVDKSTVPVGTADKVRAAIAKVASAEFDVVSNPEFLKEGAALDDFLKPDRVVIGVESERARKVMGELYAPFVRTEHPILFMDTRSAELTKYAANAMLATRISFMNDVAALCEKVGADVDFVRKGLGADKRIGYPFLFPGVGYGGSCFPKDVKALVTTAREYGLELDLLRAVERTNERQKKLLVTKAVKHFGSLEGKKFGVWGLAFKPKTDDMREAPAIEVIEGLIGKGAQVVAHDPVAAHAAKRVFGDRIRYASVPYEALEGVDALFVVTEWNEFRHPDFERMKALMKAPVIFDGRNIYDPVRMRELGFTHFSIGRR; this is encoded by the coding sequence ATGCGCATTGCCATCATCGGTACGGGCTACGTCGGGCTCGTCGCGGGAACCTGCTTCGCGGACTCCGGGAACGATGTCACGTGTGTGGACATCGACGAGCGGAAGATTCGCATGCTCCTGGCGGGCGAAGTGCCCATCTACGAGCCGGGGCTCGAGGAGCTGATCCGCAAGAACGTGCGGGAGAAGCGGCTCGCGTTCACCACGAACCTGACCGAGGCGGTGGCTCCCGCGCAGGTGGTGTTCATCGCGGTGGGTACGCCCGAGGGTGAGAGCGGCGAGGCCGACCTCCAGTACGTGTTGGCCGCCGCCGAGCAGATTGGCCGCGCCATCAAGCAGTACACGGTGGTGGTGGACAAGAGCACCGTGCCGGTGGGCACCGCCGACAAGGTGCGCGCGGCCATCGCGAAGGTGGCGAGCGCCGAGTTCGACGTCGTCTCCAACCCCGAGTTCCTCAAGGAAGGCGCCGCGCTGGACGACTTCCTCAAGCCGGACCGCGTCGTCATCGGCGTGGAGTCCGAGCGCGCGCGCAAGGTGATGGGCGAGCTGTACGCCCCCTTCGTGCGCACCGAGCACCCCATCCTGTTCATGGACACGCGCTCGGCGGAGCTGACGAAGTATGCGGCCAACGCGATGCTGGCCACGCGCATCTCGTTCATGAACGACGTCGCCGCGCTCTGCGAGAAGGTGGGCGCGGACGTGGACTTCGTGCGCAAGGGCCTGGGCGCGGACAAGCGCATCGGCTACCCGTTCCTCTTCCCGGGCGTGGGCTACGGCGGCTCGTGCTTCCCCAAGGACGTGAAGGCGCTCGTCACGACGGCGCGTGAGTACGGCCTGGAGCTGGACCTGCTGCGCGCGGTGGAGCGCACCAACGAGCGCCAGAAGAAGCTGCTGGTGACCAAGGCCGTGAAGCACTTCGGCTCGCTCGAGGGCAAGAAGTTCGGCGTCTGGGGTCTGGCCTTCAAGCCGAAGACGGACGACATGCGCGAGGCGCCGGCCATCGAGGTCATCGAGGGGCTCATCGGCAAGGGCGCGCAGGTGGTGGCGCATGATCCGGTGGCCGCGCACGCCGCCAAGCGCGTCTTCGGCGATCGCATCCGCTACGCGTCGGTGCCCTACGAGGCGCTGGAGGGCGTGGACGCGCTCTTCGTCGTCACGGAGTGGAACGAGTTCCGTCACCCGGACTTCGAGCGCATGAAGGCGCTCATGAAGGCGCCGGTCATCTTCGACGGGCGCAACATCTACGACCCGGTTCGCATGCGGGAGCTGGGCTTCACCCACTTCAGCATCGGCCGTCGGTGA
- a CDS encoding nucleotidyltransferase family protein, with the protein MAPSLIDTVRTLAAFDPPRGGLKGAPWEEYVDWAIAQGLAPLAAYNLEYRLGGGHAPEWARDRLMTIYQGSVNDNVMKLVHFKRIVDELEGRKLLLLGGASFAEALYPHVGFRPVLDIQVLLRRMDVDGFAGFLSNHDFRPEEDTSGSGATRVVSDGRTPIYLYSDVLGPQRREQLAAVFERSRAMKVYGPSVFRPDLEDAVLLLALDQASRGYDVPWLSFVDMRELVTGATWMGGVYSRTLDVPALLERAKAWRMERALYTSLAIVARIFVDAAPQATAAMPPLRGATRELLDRLVVGPVSTPGRTTALRGVERLRRLLAGR; encoded by the coding sequence ATGGCGCCGAGCCTCATCGATACCGTCCGCACCCTTGCCGCGTTTGATCCACCCCGTGGAGGGCTGAAGGGCGCTCCCTGGGAGGAGTACGTGGACTGGGCCATTGCCCAGGGCCTGGCGCCGCTGGCGGCCTACAACCTCGAGTATCGGTTGGGAGGCGGCCATGCGCCCGAGTGGGCGCGCGACCGACTGATGACCATCTATCAGGGGTCGGTGAACGACAACGTGATGAAGCTGGTCCACTTCAAGCGCATCGTGGACGAGCTGGAAGGACGCAAGCTGCTCCTGCTGGGGGGCGCGTCGTTCGCCGAGGCGCTCTATCCGCACGTGGGCTTCCGGCCCGTGCTCGACATCCAGGTGCTGCTGCGCCGGATGGATGTGGATGGCTTCGCCGGTTTTTTGTCCAACCACGACTTCCGTCCCGAGGAGGACACCTCCGGCAGCGGCGCCACGCGCGTGGTGTCCGATGGGCGAACCCCCATCTATCTCTATTCGGACGTCCTGGGTCCGCAGCGCCGAGAGCAGCTCGCCGCCGTGTTCGAGCGCTCCCGGGCCATGAAAGTGTATGGGCCCTCGGTGTTCCGGCCCGACCTGGAAGACGCGGTGCTGCTGCTCGCGTTGGATCAGGCCAGCCGCGGCTATGACGTGCCCTGGCTGTCCTTCGTGGACATGCGCGAACTCGTCACGGGCGCGACGTGGATGGGTGGGGTGTACTCCCGGACCCTGGATGTCCCCGCCCTGCTGGAGCGGGCCAAGGCGTGGCGCATGGAGCGCGCGCTGTACACGTCGCTGGCCATCGTGGCGCGCATCTTCGTGGACGCGGCGCCGCAGGCCACCGCGGCGATGCCGCCTCTGCGGGGCGCGACCCGCGAGCTGTTGGACCGGCTCGTGGTGGGTCCGGTGAGCACCCCGGGGCGGACCACGGCGCTCCGAGGGGTGGAGCGGCTCCGGCGCCTGCTGGCGGGGCGCTGA
- a CDS encoding nucleotidyltransferase family protein codes for MSTEGGLALVSLLRAWPAAPAASVAPEHAVAFVQASVRHGLVGFVEHAVSRAGWTLPNEARALLRRESLGNAARVMRVKALLAKAVKALASEGVTPVLLKGYGLARRLYPDPLQRATSDVDLLVTRAEVDRSVRALTGLGLRIRGPAHAHEDSHHLELTGAAGLVELHFRALAGYGRALEGDALVARSEVEEWDGLRVRHPNAEDEAVYLALHASNHLLQRLAWLFDLKLLALPSAARAPLDWAEVVSLARETALPHLAWYAWEAAHRLMAAPVPADVLSALAPPWWQREVAARCFSEARLLSTGLAKSKPAWMAAKLLLAPHVGDMARYTLRRLEAAARARLDGFRGNSAG; via the coding sequence GTGAGCACGGAGGGCGGGCTCGCGCTGGTGTCGTTGCTGCGCGCGTGGCCCGCTGCCCCGGCCGCGTCGGTGGCGCCCGAGCACGCGGTCGCGTTCGTCCAGGCCTCGGTTCGGCATGGGCTCGTGGGGTTCGTCGAGCACGCGGTGTCGCGCGCGGGGTGGACACTTCCCAACGAGGCCCGTGCGCTGCTCCGCCGCGAGTCGTTGGGCAACGCTGCCCGCGTGATGCGCGTGAAGGCGCTGCTCGCGAAGGCCGTGAAGGCGCTGGCTTCGGAAGGCGTGACGCCGGTGTTGCTCAAGGGATACGGGTTGGCGCGGCGGCTGTATCCGGACCCACTCCAGCGCGCGACGAGCGATGTCGACTTGCTGGTGACTCGCGCCGAGGTGGACCGTTCCGTGCGCGCGCTCACGGGGCTGGGGTTGCGGATCCGCGGCCCCGCGCACGCCCATGAGGACTCGCATCACCTGGAGCTGACGGGCGCCGCCGGGTTGGTGGAGCTGCACTTCCGGGCGCTCGCGGGCTACGGCCGCGCGCTGGAGGGCGATGCGCTGGTGGCGCGCTCGGAGGTCGAGGAGTGGGATGGCTTGCGCGTGCGCCATCCGAACGCGGAGGACGAGGCGGTGTACCTGGCGCTGCACGCCAGCAATCACTTGCTCCAGCGGTTGGCGTGGCTGTTCGACCTGAAGCTCCTGGCGCTGCCGAGCGCGGCGCGGGCGCCCTTGGATTGGGCGGAGGTGGTTTCGCTCGCGCGGGAGACGGCGCTGCCACATCTGGCGTGGTACGCGTGGGAGGCGGCGCACCGGCTGATGGCGGCGCCCGTGCCCGCGGACGTGCTCTCGGCCCTGGCGCCTCCGTGGTGGCAGCGAGAGGTGGCGGCGCGCTGTTTCTCCGAAGCGCGGTTGCTGAGCACGGGGCTGGCGAAGAGCAAGCCCGCGTGGATGGCGGCCAAGCTCCTCTTGGCGCCGCACGTGGGGGACATGGCCCGGTACACGCTGCGCCGCCTGGAGGCCGCGGCCCGGGCGCGACTGGACGGATTCCGGGGAAACAGTGCGGGGTGA
- a CDS encoding undecaprenyl/decaprenyl-phosphate alpha-N-acetylglucosaminyl 1-phosphate transferase — translation MVTFFVAFLISLMVALVLTLVVRNRAHAWGWLDQANSSRKVHVRPIPRLGGIGIVGGFFAPLCALFLVDSGVGFQFRAQTALIAGLFIGGAIIAALGLYDDLRGAGARLKFSVQLAVALGLYALGFRIEALANPFGLELPLGVLSLPFTVLWVVGVVNALNLIDGLDGLAGGVAFFGVGTNFILALARGDVLLCLLMAALAGAILGFLVFNFNPASIFMGDTGSMFLGFVLAAVSIKTCTKSGTAVAMLVPIMSLGLPIMDTLLAMIRRSLLGRPLFSADKEHIHHRLMSRLLLSHRSSVLVLYGLCGLFTLTALGLNFANTAQSALLLTGMAIVIVVLMRKLGYLDLKSAGVVQQVRQRNIRLRQLVTDVTSEVRGAGSLQGIWNAVRPLAEALDAARQELRFRQVRDGLTDGVVFETQRPGQDTAAPLEVCIEVKHQESVLGALVLGWRDGREAINRDEELALEVVADAVAARAAALLFLADAPGARVVALRR, via the coding sequence ATGGTCACCTTCTTCGTCGCTTTCCTCATCTCGCTCATGGTGGCCCTGGTGCTCACGCTCGTGGTGCGCAACCGCGCCCATGCGTGGGGTTGGCTCGACCAGGCGAACTCGAGTCGCAAGGTGCATGTCCGGCCCATTCCGAGGCTCGGCGGCATTGGCATCGTCGGTGGGTTCTTCGCGCCGCTGTGCGCGCTGTTCCTCGTGGACTCGGGCGTGGGCTTCCAGTTCCGCGCGCAGACCGCGCTGATCGCCGGCCTCTTCATCGGCGGCGCCATCATCGCGGCGCTGGGGCTCTATGACGACCTGCGCGGCGCCGGCGCGCGGCTGAAGTTCTCCGTGCAGCTCGCGGTGGCGCTGGGCCTCTATGCGCTCGGCTTTCGCATCGAGGCGCTCGCCAATCCTTTCGGGCTCGAGCTGCCGCTCGGTGTGCTCAGCCTTCCGTTCACCGTGCTGTGGGTGGTGGGCGTGGTCAACGCGCTCAACCTCATCGATGGACTGGATGGGCTCGCGGGCGGCGTGGCGTTCTTCGGCGTGGGCACCAACTTCATCCTCGCGCTGGCTCGCGGGGACGTGTTGCTGTGCTTGCTGATGGCCGCGCTCGCGGGCGCCATCCTTGGGTTCCTGGTGTTCAACTTCAACCCGGCCTCCATCTTCATGGGGGACACCGGGAGCATGTTCCTCGGCTTCGTGCTCGCGGCCGTGTCCATCAAGACGTGCACGAAGAGCGGCACCGCCGTGGCCATGCTCGTGCCCATCATGTCGCTGGGCCTGCCCATCATGGACACCCTGCTGGCCATGATCCGCCGCTCGTTGCTCGGGCGGCCCTTGTTCAGCGCGGACAAGGAGCACATCCACCACCGCCTGATGAGCCGCCTGTTGCTCAGCCACCGCAGCAGCGTGCTCGTGCTGTATGGCCTCTGCGGCCTGTTCACGCTCACGGCGCTCGGGCTCAACTTCGCCAACACCGCGCAGAGCGCCCTGCTGCTCACCGGCATGGCCATCGTCATCGTCGTGTTGATGCGCAAGCTGGGCTACCTGGACCTCAAGAGCGCCGGGGTGGTTCAGCAGGTGCGCCAGCGCAACATCCGCCTGCGCCAGCTCGTCACCGACGTCACCTCGGAGGTGCGCGGCGCGGGCTCACTCCAGGGCATCTGGAACGCCGTGCGCCCGCTGGCCGAAGCGCTGGACGCGGCCCGCCAGGAGCTGCGCTTCCGGCAGGTCCGAGATGGCCTGACCGATGGCGTGGTCTTCGAGACGCAGCGGCCTGGGCAGGACACGGCCGCGCCGTTGGAGGTCTGCATCGAGGTGAAGCATCAGGAGTCGGTGCTCGGCGCGCTGGTGCTCGGCTGGCGCGATGGGCGCGAGGCCATCAACCGCGATGAGGAGCTGGCCCTGGAGGTCGTGGCGGACGCGGTGGCTGCGCGTGCCGCGGCGTTGTTGTTCCTTGCTGATGCTCCGGGCGCGCGCGTGGTTGCGCTCCGACGGTGA
- a CDS encoding glycosyltransferase family 4 protein, with amino-acid sequence MRVLLAIHHPLDPDMGAPGVTLALGNALAARGCVVDYFSYTEAFPGTREYTAWHGVRFPWELARHLARVAGRYDVLDVTTGDCWPWARAGRPGASRGQVLVTRSHGLEHTYSERLRADSSKGLHHLSWKYPLYHGGFRLWEVRQSLLLADHTVLLNTQDATYARERLGVPATRLSVIPHALPAVFHGLPPARPVPEDGPLRLAFVGSWLPAKGTAVLVAVTKALFAQGLPFTLTLLGTGVAEREVLESFPPAVRERLRVISRYPNAELPRLLASEEVLLFPSHSEGYGMALVEAMACGLVPVTTPVGVAQEVVAHEESGLRVPIGDVSAMVAAVNTLASDGGRRLALRRAAQNAVSGLFWPDIAERMVGLYKSLLNARATS; translated from the coding sequence CTGCGGGTGCTCCTGGCCATTCATCATCCGCTCGACCCGGACATGGGGGCTCCGGGAGTGACGCTGGCGCTGGGGAACGCGCTCGCGGCACGCGGATGCGTCGTGGACTACTTCAGCTACACGGAAGCCTTTCCCGGCACCCGTGAGTACACCGCGTGGCACGGCGTGCGCTTCCCCTGGGAACTCGCGCGGCATCTGGCGCGGGTGGCGGGGCGCTATGACGTGCTCGACGTCACGACGGGCGATTGCTGGCCTTGGGCGCGCGCGGGGCGGCCCGGGGCCTCGCGTGGACAGGTGCTGGTGACGCGCAGTCACGGCTTGGAGCACACCTATTCCGAGCGGCTCCGCGCGGACTCGTCCAAAGGGCTGCATCACCTGAGCTGGAAGTACCCGCTCTACCATGGCGGCTTTCGCCTCTGGGAAGTGCGGCAGTCGCTGCTCTTGGCCGACCACACGGTGCTGCTCAACACGCAGGACGCGACCTACGCGCGTGAGCGATTGGGGGTGCCCGCCACACGCCTCAGTGTCATTCCGCACGCGCTCCCCGCGGTCTTCCATGGACTGCCGCCCGCGCGGCCCGTGCCCGAAGACGGGCCGCTGCGTCTGGCCTTCGTGGGGAGCTGGCTGCCCGCCAAGGGCACGGCGGTGCTGGTCGCCGTGACGAAGGCGCTGTTCGCGCAAGGGCTCCCCTTCACCCTGACACTGCTGGGCACGGGCGTGGCCGAGCGCGAGGTGCTCGAGTCCTTCCCTCCAGCCGTACGCGAGCGACTGCGGGTCATCTCCCGCTATCCCAACGCGGAGCTGCCGCGGCTGCTCGCGAGCGAAGAGGTGCTCTTGTTCCCCAGCCACAGCGAGGGCTACGGCATGGCGCTCGTGGAGGCGATGGCGTGTGGACTCGTGCCCGTCACGACGCCGGTGGGCGTGGCGCAGGAAGTGGTGGCGCATGAGGAGTCCGGCCTGCGGGTGCCCATCGGAGATGTGTCGGCGATGGTGGCCGCGGTGAACACCCTCGCGAGTGATGGTGGACGCCGACTCGCCCTGCGGCGGGCCGCGCAGAACGCTGTCTCTGGACTTTTCTGGCCAGATATCGCCGAGCGGATGGTTGGGCTTTACAAATCCTTGCTGAACGCACGCGCGACGTCTTGA
- a CDS encoding glycosyltransferase family 4 protein: protein MRFLVAAQFAPDPNSGSAGSVLAVGDALAARGHGVDYEWFADEGVVPHAALRRHFETPVRQLRALSSRLKQQAYDVVLVSQPQAYLAYELLPRHHPNTLFLNRTHGWEHRLLLAEKRLGYEPVKATSRRVLSGASGAMAVMACWRTARACHGVIAPSSRCADFVRDTYSLPASKVGFIRYGLGQDFLEDALVEPTVRMPRLLFVGSYLWRKGAGLMEDVLPRLAQRHPGLELTFVVNGSAEEHIRRAYGPAFGERLRVHSWMPRTALRQVYAEHDVLLFPSYFEGFGKTWLEGMASGLCVVGFDEGGLGDLALNGRDALFCEAGDSAGWERLLDESLRNPELVARVRRSGQERARQRTWDQTAEDTESFCQRLRFERGLG, encoded by the coding sequence ATGCGATTCCTCGTGGCAGCCCAGTTTGCTCCGGATCCGAACAGCGGTTCGGCTGGCTCCGTGCTGGCCGTCGGCGACGCCTTGGCCGCTCGTGGCCACGGGGTCGACTATGAGTGGTTCGCGGATGAAGGCGTGGTTCCCCATGCGGCGCTGCGGCGCCACTTCGAGACCCCTGTACGCCAGCTGAGGGCCCTGTCGTCCCGATTGAAGCAGCAGGCTTACGACGTGGTGCTGGTGAGCCAGCCTCAGGCCTATCTCGCGTATGAGTTGCTGCCTCGGCACCATCCGAACACGCTCTTCCTCAATCGCACCCATGGTTGGGAGCACCGCTTGCTGCTGGCGGAGAAGCGCCTGGGCTATGAGCCCGTGAAGGCGACCTCCCGCCGGGTGCTCTCGGGCGCCAGTGGTGCCATGGCGGTCATGGCCTGCTGGCGCACCGCGCGCGCGTGTCATGGCGTCATCGCGCCGTCCTCGCGCTGCGCGGACTTCGTTCGCGACACCTACTCCTTGCCTGCGAGCAAGGTGGGCTTCATCCGCTACGGCCTGGGGCAGGACTTCCTCGAGGATGCGCTGGTCGAGCCGACCGTGCGCATGCCGCGACTGCTCTTCGTGGGCAGCTATCTCTGGCGCAAGGGCGCTGGGCTGATGGAGGACGTGCTGCCTCGACTGGCGCAGCGCCATCCGGGCTTGGAGCTGACGTTCGTCGTGAACGGGTCGGCGGAGGAGCACATCCGTCGCGCCTACGGGCCCGCGTTCGGCGAGCGTCTGCGCGTCCACTCGTGGATGCCTCGCACGGCGTTGCGCCAGGTGTACGCGGAGCACGACGTGCTGCTGTTCCCCTCGTACTTCGAGGGCTTTGGAAAGACGTGGCTCGAGGGCATGGCCAGCGGACTCTGTGTGGTGGGCTTCGACGAGGGCGGCCTGGGCGACCTCGCCCTCAACGGTCGAGATGCCCTCTTCTGTGAAGCCGGTGACTCCGCGGGCTGGGAGCGTCTTCTCGACGAGTCGCTTCGGAATCCCGAGCTGGTGGCGCGCGTTCGTCGCTCCGGACAGGAGCGTGCGCGGCAACGCACGTGGGACCAGACCGCCGAGGACACCGAGTCGTTCTGTCAGCGACTTCGGTTCGAGCGCGGTCTGGGCTGA
- a CDS encoding class I SAM-dependent methyltransferase encodes MRVTTHFALWLAGLAQAETQTTAAERACLAKHAAGRRRLVEVGVWHGVTTRVLRAVMDPTATLWAVDPYPVGRLKVSVQQVIAHREVASVRNGHVQWVRTTGADAAREHRAQGFPAPDFIFIDGDHSYEGLQADWTGWSPLVAPGGIIALHDSHSTPQRPLETAGSARYTSEVIMQDKNYERVETSDSLTVMRRRVS; translated from the coding sequence ATGCGGGTCACCACTCACTTCGCCCTCTGGTTGGCGGGACTGGCGCAGGCTGAAACGCAGACCACCGCCGCCGAGCGAGCTTGCCTCGCCAAGCACGCCGCGGGACGGCGGAGGCTGGTGGAAGTCGGTGTCTGGCATGGCGTGACGACGCGGGTGCTGCGCGCGGTGATGGATCCGACTGCGACGCTCTGGGCCGTGGATCCCTATCCCGTGGGGCGCTTGAAGGTGAGCGTGCAGCAGGTCATCGCGCACCGAGAGGTCGCCAGCGTCCGCAACGGACACGTGCAGTGGGTGCGCACGACGGGGGCGGACGCCGCGCGAGAGCACCGTGCACAGGGCTTCCCTGCTCCGGATTTCATCTTCATCGATGGGGACCACAGCTACGAAGGGCTGCAAGCGGACTGGACCGGCTGGAGTCCGCTGGTCGCCCCTGGGGGCATCATCGCCCTGCATGACAGCCACTCCACGCCCCAGCGCCCGCTCGAGACCGCCGGTAGCGCTCGGTACACGAGCGAAGTCATCATGCAGGACAAGAACTATGAGCGAGTCGAGACCTCCGACTCGCTCACCGTGATGCGCCGCCGCGTGAGTTGA